Proteins encoded by one window of Arabidopsis thaliana chromosome 2, partial sequence:
- a CDS encoding uncharacterized protein (unknown protein; FUNCTIONS IN: molecular_function unknown; INVOLVED IN: biological_process unknown; LOCATED IN: cellular_component unknown; EXPRESSED IN: 12 plant structures; EXPRESSED DURING: 4 anthesis, F mature embryo stage, petal differentiation and expansion stage, E expanded cotyledon stage, D bilateral stage; Has 189 Blast hits to 180 proteins in 63 species: Archae - 0; Bacteria - 43; Metazoa - 86; Fungi - 6; Plants - 19; Viruses - 0; Other Eukaryotes - 35 (source: NCBI BLink).) codes for MLQWMGGSRRKVAASHTSVKKRQKQYFEQRRQQQHQFTVGSESCSNDINNSNQHLREHQSLDILNLLNLSTATPECKPSGPENGMQDLDADFYSLKDNMSGVGSSFNHIAEPTSSKRTLFSIPDNQTNDFKKANTDNQTNDFKKTNTTADLMDGTERKLSVFDLVGDDHTTTNLEECSPSEAHMAFSVEGLGKINTETPVNSPQPSDRTFVYRCSSPWKDTGQPDTSHVRGRLNDFENEVDTMIQSSKMFQDDSLYRSPIGIHAKDGGRKQKLQTFSDHLHKQYSDSRNYFCDVADFNNSRFSDDEWNAKPAFLDDGEDSFYWKAEQPCQKESLNPDFLKYCNDCTESRSSTEHHRKKKRDYLETTWRSNIRDSPTRRSHLLKRNIDYPSFAKAATSDFDFDNVFDRPVWSSIVLEEDKDSHSLRSEESCSSSAVWTNETHNSQFETNTRQRKRETNKFSNLGDKKYINTDLFQESWEDWEVDDQHMKRQVRSGKQGRLSNSGKLKSTSQRKGGLDASYDWFGEGFTSAGINSEITSERNKPYPFLNPERGSSHWRSSRAPDSIPETWIPKFSVGGTGDDDDGDHDEEDYVNCLSANHKSKLAGDTCGFENDTLSENDNEQSREVNHPKNQGDETSSSIAKSLSDENDVVRCNPNKEVMEARHQRNRESGEKTSRDPFQQMIMLERRTLQLVCFNKALLLDSLKT; via the exons ATGCTGCAATGGATGGGAGGATCGAGGCGGAAAGTAGCCGCT TCACACACGTCAGTGAAGAAGAG gcaaaaacaatattttgagCAGAGGAGACAGCAACAGCATCAGTTCACAGTTGGGTCTGAGAGCTGTAGTAATGATATAAACAATAGTAATCAACACTTAAGAGAACACCAATCTCTGGATATTCTCAATTTGCTGAATTTGTCAACCGCTACTCCTGAATGCAAACCTTCTGGTCCAGAAAATG GAATGCAAGATCTGGATGCTGATTTTTACAGCCTTAAGGACAACATGTCCGGAGTAG GAAGTTCATTTAACCATATAGCAGAACCTACTTCCTCTAAGAG GACTTTGTTTAGTATCCCTGACAACCAGACAAATGATTTCAAGAAAGCAAACACTGACAACCAGACAAATgatttcaagaaaacaaacaccACCGCAGATCTGATGGATGGCACTGAGCGGA aGTTATCTGTCTTTGATTTGGTTGGTGATGATCATACAACAACCAACCTGGAAGAATGTTCTCCGTCTGAGGCTCACATGGCATTTTCAGTCGAAG GATTAGGTAAAATAAACACGGAAACTCCAGTTAATTCCCCACAACCATCAGACAG AACTTTTGTGTACCGGTGCTCCTCTCCATGGAAGGATACTGGTCAACCAGATACATCACATGTCAGGGGAAGGCTCAACGACTTTGAGAACGAAGTG GACACAATGATTCAAAGTAGCAAAATGTTCCAAGATGACAGCCTTTATAGGTCTCCAATTGGCATACATGCTAAAGATGGGGGCAGAAAGCAAAAACTGCAAACTTTCAGTGATCACTTGCACAAACAATATAGCGACTCTAGAAATTACTTCTGTGACGTTGCAGATTTCAACAACAGCAGGTTCTCTGACGATGAATGGAATG CTAAGCCCGCCTTTCTTGATGACGGGGAAGATAGTTTTTACTGGAAGGCCGAACAGCCATGCCAAAAGGAGAGTTTGAACCCTGATTTCCTGAAATATTGCAATGATTGCACTGAGAGTCGCTCTTCTACAGAACACCATaggaaaaagaagag GGATTACCTGGAAACGACCTGGAGGTCCAACATTAGAG ATTCACCAACTCGAAGATCACATCTTTTAAAAAGGAATATCGATTATCCAAGTTTCGCAAAGGCAGC AACCTCCGACTTTGATTTTGACAATGTATTTGACCGACCGGTTTGGTCATCCATTGTACTTGAGGAAGATAAAGACAGCCATAGTTTGCGTAG CGAAGAATCTTGCTCGTCTAGTGCAG TTTGGACCAATGAAACCCACAATTCACAGTTTGAGACCAACACAAGACAAAGGAAAAGGGAAACTAATAAGTTTAGCAACCTTGGAGACAAAAAGTATATCAATACTGACCTTTTCCAAGAATCGTGGGAAGACTGGGAAGTGGATGATCAACATATGAAGAGACAAGTTAGGTCTGGAAAGCAGGGCAGACTATCAAACTCAGGAAAGTTAAAATCTACCAGTCAGAGAAAGGGTGGTCTAGACGCGTCTTACGATTGGTTTGGAGAAGGATTTACATCAGCAGGAATAAACTCAG AGATTACAAGTGAGAGGAATAAGCCATATCCTTTCCTAAACCCTGAGCGTGGTTCCTCTCACTGGCGTTCATCTCGTGCCCCTGATTCTATTCCGGAAACATGGATTCCCAAGTTTTCAGTAGGAGGCAccggagatgatgatgatggtgaccACGATGAAGAGGACTATGTAAACTGTTTATCAGCAAACCATAAATCTAAACTAGCAGGAGACACATGCGGTTTTGAGAATGACACGTTATCAGAGAACGATAATGAGCAAAGCAGAGAAGTAAATCACCCAAAAAATCAGGGAGATGAGACCTCATCATCCATTGCAAAGAGCCTCTCAGACGAAAATGA TGTTGTTAGATGTAACCCCAACAAGGAGGTCATGGAAGCTCGTCACCAAAGAAACAGAG AATCAGGAGAAAAGACAAGTAGAGACCCGTTCCAACAAATGATAATGCTGGAAAGACGCACACTTCAGCTCGTTTGTTTTAACAAGGCATTGCTTCTTGACTCTTTAAAAACTTAG
- a CDS encoding uncharacterized protein (unknown protein; FUNCTIONS IN: molecular_function unknown; INVOLVED IN: biological_process unknown; LOCATED IN: cellular_component unknown; EXPRESSED IN: 12 plant structures; EXPRESSED DURING: 4 anthesis, F mature embryo stage, petal differentiation and expansion stage, E expanded cotyledon stage, D bilateral stage; Has 30201 Blast hits to 17322 proteins in 780 species: Archae - 12; Bacteria - 1396; Metazoa - 17338; Fungi - 3422; Plants - 5037; Viruses - 0; Other Eukaryotes - 2996 (source: NCBI BLink).) — protein sequence MIQSSKMFQDDSLYRSPIGIHAKDGGRKQKLQTFSDHLHKQYSDSRNYFCDVADFNNSRFSDDEWNAKPAFLDDGEDSFYWKAEQPCQKESLNPDFLKYCNDCTESRSSTEHHRKKKRDYLETTWRSNIRDSPTRRSHLLKRNIDYPSFAKAATSDFDFDNVFDRPVWSSIVLEEDKDSHSLRSEESCSSSAVWTNETHNSQFETNTRQRKRETNKFSNLGDKKYINTDLFQESWEDWEVDDQHMKRQVRSGKQGRLSNSGKLKSTSQRKGGLDASYDWFGEGFTSAGINSEITSERNKPYPFLNPERGSSHWRSSRAPDSIPETWIPKFSVGGTGDDDDGDHDEEDYVNCLSANHKSKLAGDTCGFENDTLSENDNEQSREVNHPKNQGDETSSSIAKSLSDENDVVRCNPNKEVMEARHQRNRESGEKTSRDPFQQMIMLERRTLQLVCFNKALLLDSLKT from the exons ATGATTCAAAGTAGCAAAATGTTCCAAGATGACAGCCTTTATAGGTCTCCAATTGGCATACATGCTAAAGATGGGGGCAGAAAGCAAAAACTGCAAACTTTCAGTGATCACTTGCACAAACAATATAGCGACTCTAGAAATTACTTCTGTGACGTTGCAGATTTCAACAACAGCAGGTTCTCTGACGATGAATGGAATG CTAAGCCCGCCTTTCTTGATGACGGGGAAGATAGTTTTTACTGGAAGGCCGAACAGCCATGCCAAAAGGAGAGTTTGAACCCTGATTTCCTGAAATATTGCAATGATTGCACTGAGAGTCGCTCTTCTACAGAACACCATaggaaaaagaagag GGATTACCTGGAAACGACCTGGAGGTCCAACATTAGAG ATTCACCAACTCGAAGATCACATCTTTTAAAAAGGAATATCGATTATCCAAGTTTCGCAAAGGCAGC AACCTCCGACTTTGATTTTGACAATGTATTTGACCGACCGGTTTGGTCATCCATTGTACTTGAGGAAGATAAAGACAGCCATAGTTTGCGTAG CGAAGAATCTTGCTCGTCTAGTGCAG TTTGGACCAATGAAACCCACAATTCACAGTTTGAGACCAACACAAGACAAAGGAAAAGGGAAACTAATAAGTTTAGCAACCTTGGAGACAAAAAGTATATCAATACTGACCTTTTCCAAGAATCGTGGGAAGACTGGGAAGTGGATGATCAACATATGAAGAGACAAGTTAGGTCTGGAAAGCAGGGCAGACTATCAAACTCAGGAAAGTTAAAATCTACCAGTCAGAGAAAGGGTGGTCTAGACGCGTCTTACGATTGGTTTGGAGAAGGATTTACATCAGCAGGAATAAACTCAG AGATTACAAGTGAGAGGAATAAGCCATATCCTTTCCTAAACCCTGAGCGTGGTTCCTCTCACTGGCGTTCATCTCGTGCCCCTGATTCTATTCCGGAAACATGGATTCCCAAGTTTTCAGTAGGAGGCAccggagatgatgatgatggtgaccACGATGAAGAGGACTATGTAAACTGTTTATCAGCAAACCATAAATCTAAACTAGCAGGAGACACATGCGGTTTTGAGAATGACACGTTATCAGAGAACGATAATGAGCAAAGCAGAGAAGTAAATCACCCAAAAAATCAGGGAGATGAGACCTCATCATCCATTGCAAAGAGCCTCTCAGACGAAAATGA TGTTGTTAGATGTAACCCCAACAAGGAGGTCATGGAAGCTCGTCACCAAAGAAACAGAG AATCAGGAGAAAAGACAAGTAGAGACCCGTTCCAACAAATGATAATGCTGGAAAGACGCACACTTCAGCTCGTTTGTTTTAACAAGGCATTGCTTCTTGACTCTTTAAAAACTTAG
- a CDS encoding uncharacterized protein (unknown protein; Has 35333 Blast hits to 34131 proteins in 2444 species: Archae - 798; Bacteria - 22429; Metazoa - 974; Fungi - 991; Plants - 531; Viruses - 0; Other Eukaryotes - 9610 (source: NCBI BLink).), with protein sequence MLQWMGGSRRKVAASHTSVKKRQKQYFEQRRQQQHQFTVGSESCSNDINNSNQHLREHQSLDILNLLNLSTATPECKPSGPENGMQDLDADFYSLKDNMSGVGSSFNHIAEPTSSKRTLFSIPDNQTNDFKKANTDNQTNDFKKTNTTADLMDGTERKLSVFDLVGDDHTTTNLEECSPSEAHMAFSVEGLGKINTETPVNSPQPSDRTFVYRCSSPWKDTGQPDTSHVRGRLNDFENEVDTMIQSSKMFQDDSLYRSPIGIHAKDGGRKQKLQTFSDHLHKQYSDSRNYFCDVADFNNSRFSDDEWNAKPAFLDDGEDSFYWKAEQPCQKESLNPDFLKYCNDCTESRSSTEHHRKKKRDYLETTWRSNIRDSPTRRSHLLKRNIDYPSFAKAATSDFDFDNVFDRPVWSSIVLEEDKDSHSLRSEESCSSSAVWTNETHNSQFETNTRQRKRETNKFSNLGDKKYINTDLFQESWEDWEVDDQHMKRQVRSGKQGRLSNSGKLKSTSQRKGGLDASYDWFGEGFTSAGINSEITSERNKPYPFLNPERGSSHWRSSRAPDSIPETWIPKFSVGGTGDDDDGDHDEEDYVNCLSANHKSKLAGDTCGFENDTLSENDNEQSREVNHPKNQGDETSSSIAKSLSDENEYM encoded by the exons ATGCTGCAATGGATGGGAGGATCGAGGCGGAAAGTAGCCGCT TCACACACGTCAGTGAAGAAGAG gcaaaaacaatattttgagCAGAGGAGACAGCAACAGCATCAGTTCACAGTTGGGTCTGAGAGCTGTAGTAATGATATAAACAATAGTAATCAACACTTAAGAGAACACCAATCTCTGGATATTCTCAATTTGCTGAATTTGTCAACCGCTACTCCTGAATGCAAACCTTCTGGTCCAGAAAATG GAATGCAAGATCTGGATGCTGATTTTTACAGCCTTAAGGACAACATGTCCGGAGTAG GAAGTTCATTTAACCATATAGCAGAACCTACTTCCTCTAAGAG GACTTTGTTTAGTATCCCTGACAACCAGACAAATGATTTCAAGAAAGCAAACACTGACAACCAGACAAATgatttcaagaaaacaaacaccACCGCAGATCTGATGGATGGCACTGAGCGGA aGTTATCTGTCTTTGATTTGGTTGGTGATGATCATACAACAACCAACCTGGAAGAATGTTCTCCGTCTGAGGCTCACATGGCATTTTCAGTCGAAG GATTAGGTAAAATAAACACGGAAACTCCAGTTAATTCCCCACAACCATCAGACAG AACTTTTGTGTACCGGTGCTCCTCTCCATGGAAGGATACTGGTCAACCAGATACATCACATGTCAGGGGAAGGCTCAACGACTTTGAGAACGAAGTG GACACAATGATTCAAAGTAGCAAAATGTTCCAAGATGACAGCCTTTATAGGTCTCCAATTGGCATACATGCTAAAGATGGGGGCAGAAAGCAAAAACTGCAAACTTTCAGTGATCACTTGCACAAACAATATAGCGACTCTAGAAATTACTTCTGTGACGTTGCAGATTTCAACAACAGCAGGTTCTCTGACGATGAATGGAATG CTAAGCCCGCCTTTCTTGATGACGGGGAAGATAGTTTTTACTGGAAGGCCGAACAGCCATGCCAAAAGGAGAGTTTGAACCCTGATTTCCTGAAATATTGCAATGATTGCACTGAGAGTCGCTCTTCTACAGAACACCATaggaaaaagaagag GGATTACCTGGAAACGACCTGGAGGTCCAACATTAGAG ATTCACCAACTCGAAGATCACATCTTTTAAAAAGGAATATCGATTATCCAAGTTTCGCAAAGGCAGC AACCTCCGACTTTGATTTTGACAATGTATTTGACCGACCGGTTTGGTCATCCATTGTACTTGAGGAAGATAAAGACAGCCATAGTTTGCGTAG CGAAGAATCTTGCTCGTCTAGTGCAG TTTGGACCAATGAAACCCACAATTCACAGTTTGAGACCAACACAAGACAAAGGAAAAGGGAAACTAATAAGTTTAGCAACCTTGGAGACAAAAAGTATATCAATACTGACCTTTTCCAAGAATCGTGGGAAGACTGGGAAGTGGATGATCAACATATGAAGAGACAAGTTAGGTCTGGAAAGCAGGGCAGACTATCAAACTCAGGAAAGTTAAAATCTACCAGTCAGAGAAAGGGTGGTCTAGACGCGTCTTACGATTGGTTTGGAGAAGGATTTACATCAGCAGGAATAAACTCAG AGATTACAAGTGAGAGGAATAAGCCATATCCTTTCCTAAACCCTGAGCGTGGTTCCTCTCACTGGCGTTCATCTCGTGCCCCTGATTCTATTCCGGAAACATGGATTCCCAAGTTTTCAGTAGGAGGCAccggagatgatgatgatggtgaccACGATGAAGAGGACTATGTAAACTGTTTATCAGCAAACCATAAATCTAAACTAGCAGGAGACACATGCGGTTTTGAGAATGACACGTTATCAGAGAACGATAATGAGCAAAGCAGAGAAGTAAATCACCCAAAAAATCAGGGAGATGAGACCTCATCATCCATTGCAAAGAGCCTCTCAGACGAAAATGAGTAT ATGTAA
- the C4H gene encoding cinnamate-4-hydroxylase (cinnamate-4-hydroxylase (C4H); FUNCTIONS IN: trans-cinnamate 4-monooxygenase activity; INVOLVED IN: in 9 processes; LOCATED IN: endoplasmic reticulum, plasma membrane, membrane, plant-type cell wall; EXPRESSED IN: 25 plant structures; EXPRESSED DURING: 14 growth stages; CONTAINS InterPro DOMAIN/s: Cytochrome P450 (InterPro:IPR001128), Cytochrome P450, E-class, group I (InterPro:IPR002401), Cytochrome P450, conserved site (InterPro:IPR017972); BEST Arabidopsis thaliana protein match is: cytochrome P450, family 98, subfamily A, polypeptide 3 (TAIR:AT2G40890.1); Has 31278 Blast hits to 31002 proteins in 1609 species: Archae - 48; Bacteria - 2734; Metazoa - 11804; Fungi - 6596; Plants - 9113; Viruses - 3; Other Eukaryotes - 980 (source: NCBI BLink).) yields MDLLLLEKSLIAVFVAVILATVISKLRGKKLKLPPGPIPIPIFGNWLQVGDDLNHRNLVDYAKKFGDLFLLRMGQRNLVVVSSPDLTKEVLLTQGVEFGSRTRNVVFDIFTGKGQDMVFTVYGEHWRKMRRIMTVPFFTNKVVQQNREGWEFEAASVVEDVKKNPDSATKGIVLRKRLQLMMYNNMFRIMFDRRFESEDDPLFLRLKALNGERSRLAQSFEYNYGDFIPILRPFLRGYLKICQDVKDRRIALFKKYFVDERKQIASSKPTGSEGLKCAIDHILEAEQKGEINEDNVLYIVENINVAAIETTLWSIEWGIAELVNHPEIQSKLRNELDTVLGPGVQVTEPDLHKLPYLQAVVKETLRLRMAIPLLVPHMNLHDAKLAGYDIPAESKILVNAWWLANNPNSWKKPEEFRPERFFEEESHVEANGNDFRYVPFGVGRRSCPGIILALPILGITIGRMVQNFELLPPPGQSKVDTSEKGGQFSLHILNHSIIVMKPRNC; encoded by the exons ATGGACCTCCTCTTGCTGGAGAAGTCTTTAATCGCCGTCTTCGTGGCGGTGATTCTCGCCACGGTGATTTCAAAGCTCCGCGGCAAGAAATTGAAGCTACCTCCAGGTCCTATACCAATTCCGATCTTCGGAAACTGGCTTCAAGTCGGAGATGATCTCAACCACCGTAATCTCGTCGATTACGCTAAGAAATTCGGCgatctcttcctcctccgtaTGGGTCAGCGAAACCTAGTCGTCGTCTCCTCACCGGATCTAACAAAGGAAGTGCTCCTCACTCAAGGCGTTGAGTTTGGATCCAGAACGAGAAACGTCGTGTTCGACATTTTCACCGGGAAAGGTCAAGATATGGTGTTCACTGTTTACGGCGAGCAttggaggaagatgagaagaatCATGACGGTTCCTTTCTTCACCAACAAAGTTGTTCAACAGAATCGTGAAGGTTGGGAGTTTGAAGCAGCTAGTGTTGTTGAAGATGTTAAGAAGAATCCAGATTCTGCTACGAAAGGAATCGTGTTGAGGAAACGTTTGCAATTGATGATGTATAACAATATGTTCCGTATCATGTTCGATAGAAGATTTGAGAGTGAGGATGATCCTCTTTTCCTTAGGCTTAAGGCTTTGAATGGTGAGAGAAGTCGATTAGCTCAGAGCTTTGAGTATAACTATGGAGATTTCATTCCTATCCTTAGACCATTCCTCAGAGGCTATTTGAAGATTTGTCAAGATGTGAAAGATCGAAGAATCGCTCTTTTCAAGAAGTACTTTGTTGATGAGAGGAA GCAAATTGCGAGTTCTAAGCCTACAGGTAGTGAAGGATTGAAATGTGCCATTGATCACATCCTTGAAGCTGAGCAGAAGGGAGAAATCAACGAGGACAATGTTCTTTACATCGTCGAGAACATCAATGTCGCCG CGATTGAGACAACATTGTGGTCTATCGAGTGGGGAATTGCAGAGCTAGTGAACCATCCTGAAATCCAGAGTAAGCTAAGGAACGAACTCGACACAGTTCTTGGACCGGGTGTGCAAGTCACCGAGCCTGATCTTCACAAACTTCCATACCTTCAAGCTGTGGTTAAGGAGACTCTTCGTCTGAGAATGGCGATTCCTCTCCTCGTGCCTCACATGAACCTCCATGATGCGAAGCTCGCTGGCTACGATATCCCAGCAGAAAGCAAAATCCTTGTTAATGCTTGGTGGCTAGCAAACAACCCCAACAGCTGGAAGAAGCCTGAAGAGTTTAGACCAGAGAGGTTCTTTGAAGAAGAATCGCACGTGGAAGCTAACGGTAATGACTTCAGGTATGTGCCATTTGGTGTTGGACGTCGAAGCTGTCCCGGGATTATATTGGCATTGCCTATTTTGGGGATCACCATTGGTAGGATGGTCCAGAACTTCgagcttcttcctcctccaggACAGTCTAAAGTGGATACTAGTGAGAAAGGTGGACAATTCAGCTTGCACATCCTTAACCACTCCATAATCGTTATGAAACCAAGGAACTGTTAA